Proteins from a single region of Candidatus Saccharibacteria bacterium:
- the dnaN gene encoding DNA polymerase III subunit beta, with product MELSVTQENLTKALSNVGRVASSKTGLPILSNILLRTDGNRLLVAATNLEIASTHYVGAKIITPGAITIPARLVTDFVSSLPKGTVDLKVTDSHLAISSGSYSSVINGVVADEFPELPTIDETSSIQYSIKTADFKQAVSQTIITTSNDSTRPVLTGVYWHSFEGNLYLAATDGYRLSERRLVETVSEVAAIIPTTTLQEVLRTITDDVTEIDMLFDETQVRFRVGESEITSRLIDGNYPDYRQLIPASSETNVVMNTSEFVRITKIAGLFARDSGGSVTLTADKEKQTLSIHSIASELGENTSSSTAEVSEDGQVTLNSRYVGEALSVIDGDKVVFRFSGKLAPCVLTAQADDVDYKHIIMPLKS from the coding sequence ATGGAACTCTCAGTTACCCAGGAAAATCTCACCAAAGCACTTAGTAATGTTGGGCGAGTAGCGAGTAGCAAAACAGGATTACCTATTCTTAGCAATATTCTTTTAAGAACAGATGGTAACCGATTACTTGTTGCAGCAACAAACCTAGAAATTGCTTCTACCCACTATGTTGGAGCAAAAATTATCACACCAGGAGCAATTACAATTCCTGCTCGTCTTGTTACCGACTTTGTTTCAAGCCTTCCAAAAGGAACAGTCGACTTAAAAGTAACCGACAGTCATTTGGCGATTTCATCTGGCAGCTACAGTTCGGTAATTAATGGCGTTGTAGCCGATGAGTTTCCTGAGCTTCCAACGATCGACGAAACATCATCGATTCAGTACAGTATTAAGACTGCTGATTTTAAACAAGCGGTTTCACAAACAATAATCACGACGAGCAACGACAGCACTCGCCCAGTTCTTACAGGGGTGTACTGGCATTCTTTTGAGGGTAATTTATATCTTGCGGCTACCGATGGTTATCGCCTTTCTGAACGCCGTCTTGTCGAGACGGTCAGCGAAGTTGCGGCAATTATCCCAACTACCACCCTGCAAGAAGTATTGCGCACTATTACCGACGATGTAACTGAAATTGATATGTTATTTGACGAAACGCAGGTTCGTTTTCGTGTGGGTGAATCCGAAATTACCAGCCGTTTGATCGATGGCAATTACCCGGATTATCGTCAGCTTATTCCTGCAAGTTCAGAAACGAACGTTGTTATGAATACATCGGAATTTGTACGTATTACCAAAATTGCAGGGTTATTTGCCCGGGATTCCGGCGGAAGCGTTACGCTAACAGCAGATAAAGAAAAACAGACGCTGTCTATCCACTCTATCGCCTCGGAGCTTGGGGAAAACACCTCTAGTTCCACTGCCGAGGTTTCCGAAGACGGCCAAGTGACACTTAATTCGCGGTATGTTGGCGAAGCGCTATCTGTTATCGATGGCGATAAGGTGGTGTTTAGATTTAGTGGAAAACTCGCTCCTTGCGTTCTTACTGCTCAGGCCGACGATGTCGACTATAAACATATCATCATGCCTCTAAAGAGCTAA